The Erinaceus europaeus chromosome 4, mEriEur2.1, whole genome shotgun sequence genomic sequence gtctctagccaataaataaataaaatgttaaaaaataaatcacatggTTACTGGACTCCATGCCATCAGATATACTCTCATATGTGTGCAGATAAGAACAAATAGACCACATGTAAATGGTTTTATCAGCTAACTTTATTGCTACCAAAATATGAAAACTATTGAAAAGTATTTTGCCACAACAGAAATAATTCTATTTGTCAATTAATCTTTACCATAACCTGAAGGTAGCTTTCTTAATATATGCTGGAAGATATTCAGTTTAAATAAGTTATATAGCATAATGTAGTTTCATGAAAGCAAATTCTCAAGAGTTGTCAAATCCTTTGGATTGTTTGTCTTACAAGTTACTGTGGTCAATGCTGCATAAAAGCCAATGCAAAATAATACTTGGTCTTTCTCATTAGAATTTCTAACTTTCcattgagaaaaaaaagagagaggctaaTTAGTTAGTACCTTGCAGCATGCTCTACACATTCAGTCCTTAAGGGGTTTATTTTGCAAACTGTGCCTGTAAGGTTTATTAGCAATAAGATAGAAAGTTGAGCAAGTTTATACCACaattttgtagaaaaaaaaaggaatctgctCAATTCCATATTTCACCCATGAAAAGCCTGCAATATGGGCAGTttcaaggaataaataaaaagaaaacgtaaaccaaaaaaaaaaaaaaaaaaagaatttctaactTTCCTGCTAATTTCTTTCTGCAGGTATAATCAGTTGGGGATAATGGAAGTAACTAACACATCCCATCCTGAAGAGTTCATTTTGCTTGGCTTTGCTGACCACCCTTGGCTGGAGCTCCCTCTGTTTGTTATTCTTCTCATCACATACCCCATGGCCATGGTGGGGAATATAGCCATCATTCTCGTGTCTGTCTTAGACCCCCGACTGCACAGCCCCATGTATTTCTTCCTCACTAACCTCTCCTTTTTGGACATGTGCTATACCACTAGTGTGGTCCCTCAGATGATGTTTAACCTGGGAAGCTCTAGGAAGACGATCAGCTACACAGGGTGTGTGATACAACTGTATTCGTTTCACACAATGGGTGGTGAAGAATGTCTGCTTCTGGCTCTGATGTCCTTtgatcgctatgtggccatctgcaagcCCCTGCACTACACCCTCATCATGAATGGGCGCCTCTGTATCCTCTTAGCATCTATTGTGTGGCTGAATGGAATCACCTATGCATTCTCAGTATCTACTGCCACACTGCAGTTGCCACTGTGTGGCCTCAATACACTGGATCACATATTGTGTGAGATTCTTGTTTTGATACAGAATGCTTGTGGTGAAAAGAGAGCTAATGAGCTTACACTCTCTGTaatatgtttttttgttgtaattgTTCCTTTGTGCCTAATTCTTGCTTCCTATGCTTTAGTTGGACATGctgtattaaaaattaaatcttctgagggaaggaaaaaggcCTTTGGAACCTGTTCCTCCCATCTCCTGGTAGTGTTCTTATTTTTTGGACCCGTCATCAGCATGTACCTTCAGCCACCATCCTCTATTTCAAAGGACCAGCCCAAGTTTATGGCTCTGTTCTATGGAGTGGTGACTCCTACCATTAACCCTTTCATCTACACCCTCAGAAATAAGGATGTAAAGGGGGCTTTAGGCAGCCTGGTAAAGAGAATTTTTATTGCAAAATAATAATGGCAGATTGTTGTTATGCAGAATACTAGCCCACGATAGGAAGTTAGACAGCACACATCTGACAGCTATGGCTGACGTCAGCCTCTAACAGACCAAATGCACACTGGATTGTGGGTGGGTCCAACCTGTGCAAATGCACAGGGATTATGGGTAGATCTGAATGGATTTAAGCACAGCCAGCTGGAAGTCAGGTCCCTTTTGGCCCCTGCTTCTCCTGATCAGACGCATCTTGGCTGAGGGTGCTTGAGGTGCCCACCATGGCTGGcattcctgggaactgaacacatgtgactcagtTAGCTGGTAAACTCCTcagactcctctacagccatgtGAGTAACCTGTATATCTATAGCCATTGTTTATCTCATAGGGCTGAATTCTTGGTAACTAACTCATGGACTTTATGGGCCTAGCATATTCTTAGCTcctgctgataattgcttattttgcagtacctaaaatatatACTCATACCTCTGTACTGCCCCAATAAAACCTTGATTTGTTTACACCTGCCCTCAGCAGAGTTCATTATGCACTGTAGCAAGGTCCCTTGAATTTTAATCACAACAGCAGATAGTAAATTACATTATCAAACATGAAATAATTCATGTAGTTTGATAATGGGATTACTAATAACTCATTTTTGTTTCATATTTCCCCAGGAGTCATGTTAAATGTGCTTAACACAAACTATATTGTTTCTGATACATTTGTAATGAAGTTTGTCAAGTATGATGCTTGAATAAAATACACCAAGAGGGTGCTCTGCTCATAGTAATTCATGTAAActtgttctatttttttcaatctaaaaatagagaagcagagatggaaagtgagaaaaagaagtggcaacaccaaatcttcctttaATGAAGACAGGTCCAGATctaatctgggtcatgcacatgaaaaGAAACTAGTTATATTCCTTCAGGTATGTACTAAAATAGTAACTGTGTTAAACTATTTCTAACAATATAAATTGTCAAGTCATTAATTCAAGCTAATTGTCATAAGATTCACAGTAATCTTTATCTATAAATTTCCTTTAACAGTCACTTGAGTGATATCTCATTTCATCTAGTCTCATCTAGACTCTCTGCTAGATTGTCTACTGTCTGTATGAATAGTATGAGAACAATGTGCATCCACTGTGAAGCATTTTATGCTTTTAAAACAACCACAAGTCTCATAAGTTTATACATCTCAGTATATGgaaacactatttttaaaaaatttttatttataaaaatggaacactgacaaaaaactataggataataggggtacaactccacacaattcccatcaccagaactccatatcccatcccctcccctgatagctttcctatcctttctttaaccctctgggagtatggacccaaggtcattgtggagtgcagaaggtggaaggtctggcttctgtaatttcttccctgctaaacatgggtattgacaggtcaatccatactcccagcctggagaGACACTATTTTTTGTTCAAAAAGattgtcaggggctgggtggtggcacacctggttgagtgcacatgttacaatgcacaaggacctaggttcgagcccccggtccccaccttcagggggaaagcttcacaagtggtgaagcagggctgcaggtgtctctatgtctctcaccctctctatccctccctttcctcttgatttctgattgtctctatccaataaataaataaagataatagaaaatttaaaaaaagattgtcatTTGTGATTAAGGAAATAGCTGATAGTTTTTGTATTTAAATTATATAACTCTGTTAAatgcaaaatgaataaataaaaggaatacatgaATAAATTTCTTAATGGTTCTTCTAAATATTATGCGTCTGTGTCCTCCCAATCAGACATATGGGTGACCTTAACAATGAAGTGCAACCTGGAATCATTTCTGTATAGAAGTGAACCAATCTGGAATGTCTTTGAAGCTGCAGTTATaacaataaattaattatttgTGTCTTTGTTATGTGTTATCAACTTGATTACTTCAGAAAACTATATAAGACTATTTTAATTAATGAACTTTTATATAAATTGTATTCAGAATCTGTAGAATTGTTGGTGGATTGGAacagtagcataatggttatgtaaaagacttttatgcctgtggctccaaggttccagattcaatcaaaGGCACCACTACAAACTAGAACTGAAGAGTACTctgttctctgtcttcctttctctctgtatttatcataTTAGAGTAAGTAAGGGGCACCGGGCAGTGgttcagagggttaagtgtacttgacacgaaactcaaggacctgagtaaggatcctggttcaagctcctggcttcccacctgcacggtgggggggtcacttcacaggtgaggaagcaggtctgcaggtgtctttctctccccctctctgtcttcccctcttctcttgatttctctctgtcctattcaacaacaaagataacaataacaaaaataataacaacagcaatggcaacaaaaaggga encodes the following:
- the LOC103127698 gene encoding olfactory receptor 2B11-like; amino-acid sequence: MEVTNTSHPEEFILLGFADHPWLELPLFVILLITYPMAMVGNIAIILVSVLDPRLHSPMYFFLTNLSFLDMCYTTSVVPQMMFNLGSSRKTISYTGCVIQLYSFHTMGGEECLLLALMSFDRYVAICKPLHYTLIMNGRLCILLASIVWLNGITYAFSVSTATLQLPLCGLNTLDHILCEILVLIQNACGEKRANELTLSVICFFVVIVPLCLILASYALVGHAVLKIKSSEGRKKAFGTCSSHLLVVFLFFGPVISMYLQPPSSISKDQPKFMALFYGVVTPTINPFIYTLRNKDVKGALGSLVKRIFIAK